A single region of the candidate division KSB1 bacterium genome encodes:
- a CDS encoding NAD-dependent deacylase, producing the protein MIPEQLLEIVEKSAHIGVLTGAGISAESGIATFRGPGGLWSKFKPQELANVEAFLANPELVWSWYQHRRDVLADAKPNAGHLALTAWESLVSDFTLITQNVDGLHRLAGSQRLLELHGNIQVNRCQRCGLESDLRELRFSGDVPVCACGGWLRPGVVWFGESLPEREMQQAFEAAERADLFLTIGTSAQVYPAAALPELARDAGAVVVEINTEETSFSPLAHFSLRGKAGILLPALVERIAFKKRP; encoded by the coding sequence ATGATCCCCGAACAGCTTCTTGAAATTGTTGAGAAATCTGCACATATTGGTGTGCTGACAGGAGCGGGGATTTCGGCAGAATCCGGGATCGCGACGTTTCGTGGCCCGGGTGGATTGTGGTCCAAGTTCAAGCCGCAAGAACTGGCTAACGTTGAGGCCTTTCTGGCGAATCCCGAGTTGGTCTGGTCGTGGTACCAACATCGTCGAGATGTACTGGCTGATGCCAAGCCCAACGCGGGGCATTTGGCCCTGACGGCGTGGGAATCTTTGGTCAGTGATTTCACGTTAATTACTCAGAACGTGGATGGCTTGCATCGCCTTGCTGGAAGCCAGCGCTTGTTGGAGTTGCACGGCAACATACAGGTGAATCGTTGTCAGCGCTGCGGACTCGAATCGGATCTGAGGGAGCTCAGATTTTCCGGCGACGTTCCCGTGTGCGCGTGTGGCGGCTGGCTGCGGCCCGGAGTCGTTTGGTTTGGCGAATCGTTGCCCGAGCGCGAAATGCAGCAGGCCTTCGAGGCTGCGGAGCGTGCGGACTTGTTCTTGACGATCGGAACATCCGCGCAGGTCTATCCCGCGGCGGCGTTGCCGGAGCTTGCCCGTGACGCAGGCGCGGTCGTCGTTGAAATCAACACTGAGGAGACATCGTTCAGCCCCTTGGCACATTTTTCCTTGCGCGGGAAGGCCGGGATCTTATTGCCGGCTCTGGTGGAGAGAATCGCTTTCAAGAAGAGGCCATGA
- a CDS encoding tetratricopeptide repeat protein, protein MIHTHSHPSALVVKLIGLLLLLLLIDGCGYYTAFTSYYNIYYNVKRRFTEAERDYLGRSTPASTSPSRAGSPPSASGGRSTPALGGAEKYRKVIESGSKLLEFYPKSRWIDDTLLLMGISYYRMSDYARAERKFAELATLFPTSEHLPAAKIWNARVLAEQKRDDEAIADLNASLPLLRHVADRAAVEELLGDLYRKREEWPAAADHYSAAAAQARGVTLANALYELGMCRFQLQDYARARDAFVQAGPRQLDRDRAFACELHLSRCQIAAGEYEQAERTLHRLRGSGRFAAFAPQIGLELADLAIQQGRVEDGMAQLQRIIEVETDRPTRARAFYRLGTIHRDLLADLPTAKSLMDSALAGGAAREISDSARSAVDQISRGLSSLDLIKSLQDSVAKLSELRTTALERPAVPRTEEVPVRLEESPPVDSDSAIVVDTTSVATSDSMVAPVDSVSLPEPERKSPAAFAADSLLRSLEAADSLQKAERQALADTSRSGPATAAAPKLDAQQLDSLLVLTRRQLQRAYLRAGEFYSYTLDEPDSARHYFAKAAASAADPLSYWKGNLQLARDAAADSVLDDQRVQDYYRAVLESDSVPLDAANEARVALGLAPEFIPESEQALLFGQAEQWLLDSTLDIEQALEAYRRVVALDTTTPLARRALFAQFMIYDEPVRGPHLPDSAVAIANQILSMFPDQGSRDLFERRVQPDDSNSVFYLTEADLQKKYMPIASAASIEEAPSESGWPPPEGSLRGRRFH, encoded by the coding sequence ATGATTCACACGCACTCACACCCGTCTGCCTTGGTGGTCAAGCTGATCGGACTCTTGCTGTTGTTGCTGCTCATCGATGGTTGCGGTTATTATACCGCGTTTACGAGCTACTACAACATCTATTACAACGTCAAGCGTCGATTTACGGAAGCGGAGCGGGACTATTTGGGCAGGTCAACACCGGCCAGCACATCGCCGTCGCGTGCGGGTTCACCGCCGTCGGCTTCCGGTGGTCGTTCCACGCCGGCGCTGGGCGGCGCGGAGAAATACCGTAAGGTGATCGAATCGGGGTCCAAGCTGCTCGAATTCTATCCGAAGAGCCGCTGGATCGACGATACGCTGCTGCTCATGGGTATTTCCTATTATCGAATGAGTGACTACGCGCGCGCGGAGCGCAAGTTCGCCGAACTGGCCACGCTGTTCCCCACGAGCGAGCATCTTCCGGCCGCCAAGATTTGGAATGCGCGGGTGCTTGCGGAGCAGAAACGTGATGACGAGGCCATCGCGGACTTGAATGCATCGCTTCCGCTGCTGCGACATGTAGCGGACCGCGCGGCGGTCGAAGAACTGCTGGGAGACTTGTACCGCAAGCGCGAGGAGTGGCCGGCGGCCGCAGATCACTACAGCGCTGCGGCGGCTCAGGCGCGCGGTGTCACCTTAGCGAATGCGCTTTACGAGTTAGGGATGTGCCGATTCCAACTGCAGGACTATGCGCGGGCACGCGACGCCTTTGTTCAGGCCGGACCGCGTCAGTTGGATCGTGATCGCGCCTTTGCCTGTGAACTGCATCTCTCGCGTTGCCAGATTGCGGCGGGCGAGTACGAACAAGCGGAGCGAACGTTGCATCGGTTGCGCGGTTCCGGCCGGTTTGCCGCGTTTGCGCCTCAGATAGGTCTCGAGTTGGCCGACCTTGCGATACAACAGGGTCGTGTGGAAGATGGCATGGCGCAGTTGCAGAGGATAATCGAAGTCGAGACCGATCGTCCGACACGCGCTCGCGCGTTCTATCGGTTAGGCACGATTCACCGCGATCTCCTGGCGGACTTGCCGACGGCGAAGTCGCTGATGGATAGTGCGTTGGCCGGGGGTGCCGCTCGCGAGATCTCGGATTCAGCCCGTTCGGCGGTGGATCAGATATCGCGCGGACTATCCTCGCTTGACTTGATTAAGTCCCTGCAGGACAGCGTTGCCAAGCTCTCCGAGCTGCGGACCACGGCGCTGGAACGGCCGGCCGTGCCGCGAACGGAGGAGGTACCGGTTCGGCTCGAGGAGTCGCCGCCGGTCGATTCTGATTCGGCGATCGTGGTTGACACGACGAGCGTCGCCACATCGGACTCGATGGTTGCGCCGGTGGACTCCGTCTCGCTGCCGGAGCCGGAGCGGAAGTCACCCGCCGCGTTCGCCGCCGACTCGTTGCTTCGCTCGCTTGAGGCAGCGGATTCACTTCAGAAGGCCGAACGGCAGGCGTTGGCGGACACGAGTCGCTCGGGACCGGCGACCGCCGCGGCCCCGAAGCTGGATGCTCAACAATTGGACTCGCTGCTGGTTCTGACGCGGCGACAGTTGCAGCGCGCATACCTCAGGGCCGGGGAGTTCTACAGCTACACGTTGGATGAGCCGGACAGTGCCCGGCACTATTTTGCGAAGGCCGCGGCCAGCGCCGCCGACCCACTCAGTTACTGGAAGGGCAATTTGCAGCTCGCGAGAGACGCGGCCGCCGACTCCGTCTTGGATGATCAGCGCGTGCAGGACTATTATCGCGCGGTGCTCGAGTCGGACAGCGTTCCGCTGGATGCCGCAAACGAGGCTCGCGTGGCGCTGGGGTTGGCGCCGGAATTCATTCCCGAGTCTGAACAAGCGCTACTGTTCGGGCAAGCGGAGCAGTGGTTGCTGGACTCCACGCTGGATATCGAGCAGGCCCTGGAAGCCTATCGACGCGTCGTAGCGCTTGACACCACGACGCCATTGGCGCGGCGCGCACTTTTCGCTCAGTTCATGATCTATGATGAGCCCGTCCGTGGACCGCACCTGCCGGACTCTGCAGTTGCGATCGCGAATCAGATCCTGTCGATGTTCCCCGATCAGGGGAGCAGGGATCTCTTTGAGCGGCGAGTGCAGCCGGACGATTCGAACAGCGTGTTCTACCTGACGGAAGCCGATCTGCAGAAGAAATATATGCCGATCGCGTCGGCGGCGTCGATTGAAGAGGCCCCGAGCGAGTCGGGGTGGCCGCCACCCGAGGGCAGCCTGCGCGGTAGGCGCTTTCACTAA
- a CDS encoding phosphatidate cytidylyltransferase, whose translation MKRIVVAALGVPLLAAGSIAGGWWLGLLVAGIQILALLEWQTITARMQWNGQRWLLAATVVLLDLVVLTDYSGIAVAGLLLSVLGMLLAEVFRRTRLPLGGMASSLVFLIYVALPLALWISLKQMPGAQRFAPVGPLLLLFLATWVCDSGAYCVGRAVGGAKLYPAASPNKTWAGFWGGLLVSAVVLPVARLLEFAEPVAMDFVALPLIVGVVGQIGDLLESLIKRQVEIKDSSGLLPGHGGILDRFDSLLFAAPAFVAYLILFPS comes from the coding sequence ATGAAGCGAATTGTCGTGGCTGCGCTCGGTGTGCCGCTGCTGGCAGCGGGGAGTATCGCCGGGGGGTGGTGGCTGGGACTGCTCGTGGCGGGCATCCAGATTCTTGCGCTGCTGGAGTGGCAGACGATCACCGCCCGGATGCAATGGAACGGTCAGCGCTGGCTGCTCGCCGCAACGGTAGTCTTGCTCGACCTGGTCGTGTTGACGGATTACTCCGGAATTGCCGTCGCGGGCCTGCTGCTTTCCGTGCTCGGCATGTTGCTCGCGGAGGTCTTTCGACGCACACGACTTCCATTAGGCGGCATGGCGAGCAGCCTGGTCTTTCTGATCTATGTCGCGCTACCACTGGCGTTGTGGATCAGTCTGAAGCAGATGCCGGGGGCACAGCGATTCGCTCCTGTCGGACCACTGTTGCTTCTGTTTTTGGCAACCTGGGTGTGTGATTCCGGCGCGTATTGCGTCGGTCGCGCCGTTGGTGGGGCGAAGCTGTATCCAGCCGCAAGTCCGAACAAGACATGGGCCGGATTCTGGGGGGGTCTCTTGGTCTCCGCTGTCGTGCTTCCCGTCGCGCGGCTGCTCGAGTTCGCAGAACCAGTCGCGATGGATTTCGTGGCGTTGCCGCTGATCGTGGGAGTAGTCGGCCAGATCGGAGACTTGTTGGAATCGCTGATCAAGCGACAAGTTGAGATCAAGGATTCCTCCGGCTTGCTGCCGGGCCACGGTGGCATACTCGATCGCTTCGATTCACTACTGTTCGCCGCGCCGGCCTTCGTCGCCTACCTAATTCTCTTCCCATCTTGA
- a CDS encoding ubiquinone/menaquinone biosynthesis methyltransferase: MNARSRGVAGMFDRIAPTYDFLNRLFSLGIDRRWRAVTVRALDLRAGLRILDCSAGTGDMSLESHRQAAGIVTVLLDPAHAMLAHADGKAGTIRPSEFRLIQGVAEQLPFSDRTFDRFMVAFGIRNFVDLEAGLSELHRVLVPGGKGAILEFTPDRSRVIDRVFQWYMHRIMRPIGAWISRDPEAYHYLARTVQAFATSEQLRGLLRDAGFELSAEINLSLGIARTFVVERRPE; this comes from the coding sequence TTGAACGCACGCAGCCGCGGAGTGGCGGGGATGTTTGATCGCATCGCCCCTACTTACGACTTCCTGAACCGCCTCTTTTCGCTGGGCATCGACCGCCGCTGGCGGGCGGTGACCGTGCGCGCACTGGATCTCCGCGCGGGGCTACGGATCCTGGATTGCAGCGCCGGAACCGGGGATATGTCACTGGAATCTCATCGACAGGCGGCCGGGATCGTCACGGTACTGCTGGATCCCGCGCATGCCATGCTTGCGCACGCGGATGGCAAGGCCGGAACGATCAGGCCTTCTGAGTTCCGGTTGATACAAGGAGTCGCCGAGCAGCTTCCGTTTTCGGATCGCACATTCGACCGCTTCATGGTGGCATTCGGCATCCGGAACTTCGTTGATCTGGAAGCCGGACTGAGTGAATTGCATCGCGTGTTAGTCCCCGGCGGCAAGGGAGCGATTCTCGAATTTACGCCGGACCGTTCCCGCGTGATTGATCGCGTGTTTCAGTGGTATATGCATCGCATCATGCGGCCAATTGGAGCGTGGATCTCGCGAGATCCCGAGGCCTACCATTACCTCGCGCGCACGGTCCAGGCGTTTGCGACGTCGGAACAACTGCGCGGCCTGCTGCGAGACGCGGGTTTTGAGCTGTCGGCGGAAATCAACCTGTCTTTGGGAATTGCGCGCACCTTCGTGGTCGAGCGGCGACCGGAGTAG
- a CDS encoding DNA internalization-related competence protein ComEC/Rec2, translating into MDTPFPRFRFRRVPLLPFVASVVSGIVLALFVDISSTATGLGFIVTACAAAVASAIRSLRTIGLLLALTTVAVFACDRTGHLLLRSERQLLNRRSESVPPVAITGRIFALVPATGGRTRVDLNSIRLLDSAGCAYSTPLHLSWWAADSATIALRLGDVITSSGRLLSNRRQIKSSTHSLIHALSAQSAGSWVPDGDTVSVQAAAHGTWESVIDRSQVWVRQRFDSALSPDGAALCKALVIGDQSDFSEEFTGKLRATGLSHIFALSGMNVAVVATLFWLVAGFLPHKPRLLVVLLLIIFYLELGGAPASLLRATIMLSIYMAGQLMSRRVEIANIILGAAFVELLWRPLDLLTPGFLLSYLAVAGVALVYPAVRRAVFDILRLKPPRWTRPILELALLTVCAQLATAPLAAYYFGTFPLAGALGNLLAIPGFALLQICSFAVLTLPGPLSWLATPFAGAADLLAALLGGFVRLLGQARFAVANVSGLSVAEAGFWIIGLTAIAYGLAYRRTYVAGVAGLVLLSVAIWRPVLWSNAALCKVSFIDVENGDAILIQTAERNVLVDTGPRWGSWSAARRILPVMREHGISRLDAIVLTHPESDHIGGAADLIQGTVVEQLLTNGDSSSSVTYALLQIAAKAAGVSQRSIGAGDVIPFDDRVVMTVLSPDSALLAARIRPNEAALVIRLSAGDCSVLLTADIDSVVERELLAHSELLDVDLLKVAHHGSGSSSCIAFLDACSPQVAVISVGGRNVYGHPSPSTIERIRRSQIELHCTMNDGTMSYETDGSSWRRIESRAERWSRMWHVAA; encoded by the coding sequence ATGGACACTCCCTTCCCGCGCTTCCGTTTCCGCCGTGTGCCGTTATTGCCGTTTGTGGCCAGTGTTGTCAGCGGAATCGTCCTTGCTCTGTTCGTTGACATTTCATCCACCGCGACCGGACTTGGATTCATCGTGACCGCTTGCGCGGCGGCGGTGGCATCCGCGATCCGCTCATTGCGGACCATCGGCCTCCTGCTGGCGCTCACGACCGTGGCGGTCTTCGCCTGCGACCGAACCGGACACCTGTTGCTGAGGTCGGAGCGGCAATTGCTGAACCGGCGCAGCGAATCCGTTCCGCCCGTGGCGATCACCGGGCGGATATTCGCACTTGTGCCGGCGACCGGCGGACGAACGCGGGTTGACCTCAATTCCATTCGGCTACTCGATTCCGCGGGATGCGCCTACTCGACTCCGCTTCACTTGAGCTGGTGGGCCGCGGATTCCGCGACGATCGCCTTGCGCCTGGGCGACGTGATCACATCGAGCGGCAGACTGTTGAGCAATCGGCGCCAGATCAAGTCCTCGACGCATTCCCTGATCCACGCGCTGTCCGCTCAGAGCGCGGGAAGTTGGGTCCCGGACGGGGACACCGTGTCCGTTCAAGCGGCCGCTCACGGGACCTGGGAGAGTGTGATTGATCGAAGTCAGGTGTGGGTACGCCAGCGGTTTGATTCGGCGCTTTCGCCGGATGGTGCAGCATTGTGCAAAGCACTGGTGATCGGCGACCAGAGCGACTTCAGTGAAGAATTCACGGGGAAGCTGCGAGCGACGGGGCTGTCTCACATCTTTGCCCTGAGCGGGATGAATGTCGCGGTGGTTGCGACGTTGTTCTGGCTGGTCGCGGGTTTTCTGCCGCACAAGCCGCGCCTGCTGGTTGTCCTGCTGCTGATCATTTTCTATCTTGAGTTGGGCGGAGCGCCAGCGTCGCTGCTGCGCGCCACCATAATGCTCTCGATCTACATGGCCGGGCAGCTCATGAGCCGGCGGGTGGAGATCGCGAACATCATCCTCGGCGCGGCGTTTGTGGAATTGCTGTGGCGACCGCTCGACTTGCTGACGCCCGGGTTCTTGCTGTCCTATCTTGCCGTCGCGGGAGTTGCGCTGGTCTATCCTGCGGTTCGACGGGCGGTATTCGATATACTAAGACTCAAGCCGCCGCGTTGGACACGGCCGATCTTGGAACTTGCGTTGCTGACCGTGTGCGCCCAACTGGCCACGGCGCCGTTGGCGGCCTACTATTTCGGCACATTTCCGTTGGCGGGAGCGCTGGGCAACCTACTGGCGATCCCTGGATTCGCGTTGCTGCAGATTTGCTCGTTCGCCGTGCTGACCCTCCCGGGTCCACTCTCGTGGCTGGCGACTCCGTTCGCGGGGGCTGCTGACCTGCTTGCCGCGTTATTGGGCGGCTTCGTCCGGTTGCTCGGGCAAGCGCGATTTGCAGTCGCCAATGTATCCGGATTGTCGGTTGCGGAGGCGGGATTCTGGATCATCGGCCTGACCGCAATCGCCTACGGACTCGCCTATCGGCGAACTTACGTCGCCGGCGTGGCCGGTCTTGTGTTGCTTTCCGTGGCGATCTGGCGGCCGGTGTTGTGGTCGAATGCAGCACTCTGCAAAGTGTCATTCATCGATGTGGAGAATGGGGACGCGATTCTCATTCAGACGGCGGAGCGAAACGTGCTTGTCGATACAGGGCCGCGCTGGGGAAGTTGGTCGGCGGCGCGCAGGATACTGCCGGTGATGCGGGAACATGGGATCTCGCGCTTGGACGCCATCGTTCTCACGCACCCGGAGAGCGATCACATCGGCGGAGCGGCGGATCTGATTCAGGGCACGGTGGTCGAGCAGCTGCTGACCAATGGCGACAGCTCGAGTTCCGTCACGTACGCGTTGTTGCAAATTGCGGCAAAGGCTGCGGGCGTTTCGCAGCGGAGCATTGGTGCCGGCGACGTGATTCCGTTTGACGACCGTGTGGTGATGACGGTGCTTTCGCCGGACTCCGCGCTGCTGGCCGCTCGAATCCGGCCCAATGAAGCGGCGTTGGTCATTCGGCTCTCTGCCGGAGATTGCTCCGTGTTGTTAACCGCCGATATCGACAGCGTGGTCGAGCGGGAGCTGTTGGCGCACTCCGAGCTGCTCGATGTGGACCTGTTGAAGGTCGCGCATCATGGCAGCGGGAGTTCGTCGTGCATTGCGTTTCTTGATGCGTGTTCGCCGCAAGTCGCCGTGATTTCCGTGGGTGGGCGAAACGTATATGGTCATCCCTCGCCGAGCACAATTGAACGGATTCGGCGATCTCAGATTGAGCTCCACTGTACCATGAACGACGGCACGATGTCCTATGAAACGGATGGCAGTTCGTGGCGGCGGATAGAGTCGCGGGCGGAACGCTGGAGCCGGATGTGGCACGTCGCCGCGTAA
- a CDS encoding ribonuclease HII has protein sequence MELNLFRSGVTCFCGVDEAGRGPLAGPVVAAAVVFVDDELIWSARDSKSLSRRRREELATRIRERFDFGIGMADAEEIDRINILQASLQAMARAVDALRARPSVMLVDGNQRVPHAVRSIAIVKGDARVRVISAASILAKVERDRIMHDLHILYPDYGFARHLGYPTSEHRAKLAKYGPCPIHRMTFRGVREHVRGAS, from the coding sequence CTGGAGCTGAATCTCTTCCGGAGCGGAGTCACCTGCTTCTGCGGCGTGGACGAGGCGGGTCGCGGTCCATTGGCCGGTCCTGTGGTCGCCGCCGCGGTGGTCTTCGTTGACGATGAGCTGATATGGAGCGCGCGGGACTCGAAGTCGCTCAGCCGCAGGCGGCGCGAAGAACTTGCCACGCGAATTCGTGAGCGGTTTGACTTTGGAATCGGCATGGCGGACGCGGAGGAAATTGACCGGATTAACATCTTGCAAGCGTCGCTTCAGGCGATGGCGCGAGCGGTTGACGCCTTGCGCGCGCGACCGAGCGTGATGCTCGTTGACGGCAATCAGCGCGTACCGCACGCGGTGAGGTCGATTGCGATCGTGAAGGGGGACGCGCGCGTGCGCGTGATTTCGGCGGCGTCGATTCTCGCCAAGGTAGAACGAGACCGCATCATGCACGACCTGCATATTTTGTATCCTGACTATGGATTCGCCCGTCATCTCGGTTATCCGACCTCCGAGCATCGCGCGAAGCTCGCGAAGTACGGTCCATGTCCGATTCACCGCATGACCTTTCGCGGAGTACGCGAACATGTTCGCGGGGCTTCTTAA
- a CDS encoding YraN family protein: MFAGLLKAVFGRPQPQADDRECGRRGEDAAAKHLKESGYRIVERNWRCPLGEIDLVAAKGGLTVVAEVKTSLRRGTIPPELRVNSRKRSKLRSLAAYYLKHRSPGGSIRFDVVAVWWDESGQLRVEHIENAF; encoded by the coding sequence ATGTTCGCGGGGCTTCTTAAAGCGGTTTTCGGGCGACCACAACCGCAGGCCGATGACCGTGAATGCGGCCGTCGCGGCGAGGACGCGGCCGCGAAGCACTTGAAGGAATCGGGTTACCGGATTGTGGAAAGGAATTGGCGTTGCCCGCTGGGAGAGATTGATCTTGTAGCGGCGAAGGGCGGCTTGACCGTGGTGGCAGAAGTCAAGACGAGTTTGCGGCGCGGGACCATTCCGCCGGAGCTGCGGGTAAATTCACGCAAGCGGTCCAAGCTTCGTTCACTGGCTGCATACTATCTCAAGCATCGCAGTCCGGGCGGCTCGATCCGGTTCGACGTAGTCGCCGTTTGGTGGGACGAGTCCGGGCAACTTCGCGTTGAACACATTGAGAATGCCTTCTGA
- a CDS encoding lamin tail domain-containing protein produces the protein MVRLLLLVLCCCNSAGQALTLNEIMFDPAGSEGSDEFIELYNNSQYPVNLTGWRVTDGADTDLVVATEQGLQANPYQYVIVLDPDYLAGESSTYDGMIPEAALVLTIDNSTFGSRGLSNSGAETISLISPQGLAVSSYRYTIGNTAGHSDEKRLPGGGDSSANWMDSESLNGTPGAVNSVTPPEIDLAVQRFVSDPTTVLPGSAFRLRVQVLNLGTSAADNTLILAERIGFDTTAVVSWPVTGLPPGDSIELVSDELVLGQSSRKFTASLGASDERNENNARAILVGSQSGNRQAVFNEIMYSPASGRSEWIEILNTSGTELGVSGWRFGDGSAIGDSNEQVVLPDLRISPDSFLVLASDSSIFLESVPNFAAIFVWSTPSPSLNNSGDSLVLYDGEQALVDRADYRPSWGGESGKSVERIDAAAESEDSHNWATSLDSTGSTPGRANSRAAGQAAPGTQILELTPNPFSPDGDGRNDELRITYVLDYPDSRIDVKIYDTRGREVRELANNSPASNHGMIIWDGRDGDSAPVPTGAYIVYLEALGNGQTRVQTAKRVVVLVRKA, from the coding sequence ATGGTGCGCCTGCTCCTATTGGTTCTATGCTGTTGCAATTCAGCGGGTCAGGCACTGACGCTGAATGAGATCATGTTTGACCCCGCGGGGAGCGAAGGCAGCGACGAGTTCATCGAGCTTTACAACAACTCGCAGTATCCGGTGAATCTAACCGGCTGGCGCGTCACGGACGGTGCGGACACGGACCTGGTGGTTGCGACGGAGCAGGGCCTTCAGGCGAACCCGTACCAGTACGTGATCGTGCTTGACCCCGACTACCTTGCTGGCGAGAGCTCGACCTACGACGGCATGATTCCGGAGGCTGCACTCGTGCTCACGATCGACAATTCCACATTTGGAAGTCGCGGGCTGTCGAATAGCGGCGCGGAGACAATCAGCCTGATATCGCCGCAGGGTTTGGCCGTCTCGTCCTACCGCTATACGATCGGCAACACGGCCGGTCACTCGGACGAGAAACGACTCCCCGGCGGCGGCGATTCGTCCGCCAACTGGATGGACAGCGAGTCGCTGAACGGGACGCCGGGCGCGGTCAACAGTGTGACTCCGCCGGAGATAGATCTCGCCGTGCAGAGATTTGTCAGCGATCCGACGACCGTGTTGCCGGGCTCGGCCTTCAGACTGCGCGTGCAGGTCTTGAACCTCGGGACATCTGCCGCGGACAATACGCTAATACTTGCGGAGCGGATCGGGTTTGACACGACGGCAGTTGTCAGCTGGCCGGTCACCGGTCTGCCGCCCGGGGATTCCATTGAGTTGGTTAGCGATGAACTGGTACTTGGTCAGTCATCGCGCAAGTTCACGGCGAGCCTTGGGGCCTCCGACGAGCGAAACGAGAACAACGCGCGCGCGATTTTGGTCGGATCACAGTCGGGGAATCGGCAGGCCGTGTTTAACGAGATCATGTACAGTCCGGCGAGCGGTCGAAGCGAGTGGATCGAGATTCTGAACACCAGCGGCACGGAGCTGGGCGTTTCCGGCTGGCGATTCGGTGATGGCTCCGCTATCGGCGATAGCAACGAGCAGGTCGTGTTGCCGGATCTGAGAATTTCGCCGGATTCCTTCTTGGTATTGGCCTCCGACTCGTCGATCTTTTTGGAATCGGTACCCAACTTCGCGGCGATCTTCGTCTGGAGCACGCCATCACCCTCCTTGAACAACTCCGGGGACTCACTGGTACTGTATGATGGCGAGCAGGCGCTGGTGGATCGGGCCGACTATCGCCCATCGTGGGGCGGCGAATCCGGTAAATCCGTTGAGCGAATCGATGCGGCCGCGGAGTCCGAAGACTCGCATAACTGGGCGACTTCGCTGGATAGCACGGGGTCAACACCCGGTCGCGCGAATTCACGCGCGGCGGGTCAAGCGGCGCCGGGCACTCAGATTCTGGAGTTAACCCCCAACCCGTTTTCACCCGATGGCGACGGCCGCAATGACGAATTACGAATTACCTACGTGCTTGACTACCCTGATTCACGGATTGACGTGAAGATTTATGATACCCGCGGGCGTGAAGTACGTGAGTTGGCGAACAACTCACCCGCGAGTAATCATGGCATGATCATCTGGGACGGTCGAGACGGTGACTCGGCACCGGTGCCGACTGGAGCCTACATTGTTTACCTGGAGGCGCTCGGCAACGGGCAGACCCGCGTGCAGACGGCGAAGCGAGTGGTGGTGCTGGTGAGGAAAGCGTGA